One window of the Emcibacter sp. genome contains the following:
- the pdxH gene encoding pyridoxamine 5'-phosphate oxidase, whose product MQDPFEKFSEWFAKADDSEDKAESMALATADSRGYPSVRMVLLKSHGSDGFVFYTNVESRKGREILENPRAALCFHWKSLARQVRVEGPLEQVSDEEADAYYDSRARDSRIGAWASKQSRPMEGRFEFEAAIAKFAAKYAVGHIPRPPYWTGFRLRPEAIEFWEERKFRLHDRNKYRRDGDGTWTVEKLYP is encoded by the coding sequence ATGCAGGATCCGTTTGAAAAATTTTCCGAGTGGTTTGCCAAGGCTGACGACAGCGAGGACAAGGCAGAATCTATGGCTCTTGCCACCGCTGACAGCCGCGGTTATCCGTCCGTTCGTATGGTTCTGTTGAAATCCCACGGATCTGACGGTTTTGTGTTTTATACCAATGTGGAAAGCCGAAAGGGACGGGAGATTCTCGAGAATCCGCGGGCGGCGCTGTGTTTTCACTGGAAATCGCTTGCCCGACAGGTCAGGGTCGAGGGGCCACTGGAGCAGGTCAGTGATGAAGAGGCTGACGCCTATTATGACAGCCGGGCCCGGGACAGCAGGATCGGCGCCTGGGCGTCAAAACAGAGCCGTCCCATGGAAGGACGGTTTGAATTTGAAGCGGCCATTGCCAAATTTGCCGCCAAATATGCGGTGGGGCATATTCCGCGCCCGCCCTACTGGACCGGTTTCCGGCTCCGGCCCGAGGCCATTGAGTTCTGGGAGGAGCGCAAGTTCCGTCTGCACGACCGGAATAAATACCGGCGTGACGGGGACGGCACCTGGACCGTGGAAAAATTATATCCTTAA
- a CDS encoding cation diffusion facilitator family transporter, producing MAEAGELKKNNSELMVRAAAASLFVAVCLILIKSWAWYLSGSVALLGSLIDSFMDMLASAMNFMAVRFAITPADDEHRFGHGKAEAIAGLMQAMVITLSALLLLVEAVKHLITPQPVQQTTIGMAVIIVSILLTLALVSYQKYVVRKTSSVAISADSLHYAGDLLLNLAVLAALVLGGYLGWYLADPLFGLGIGIYLLYNVYLIAKSSINMLMDREMEDEERDRIIEIVRAHPEVKGLHDMKTRRAGLDSFIQFHIELESDISLRRAHRISHEVEHELHKAFPDAELIIHMDPEEVVASENVQFEVPE from the coding sequence ATGGCAGAAGCAGGCGAGCTTAAAAAAAATAATTCCGAATTGATGGTCAGGGCTGCAGCGGCATCACTCTTTGTCGCGGTCTGTCTGATTCTGATCAAGAGCTGGGCCTGGTATCTTAGCGGGTCGGTGGCGTTGCTGGGATCCCTGATCGACAGTTTCATGGATATGCTGGCGTCGGCGATGAATTTCATGGCGGTGCGTTTTGCCATCACTCCTGCCGATGACGAACACCGCTTCGGCCACGGCAAGGCGGAAGCCATTGCCGGACTTATGCAGGCCATGGTCATTACGCTTTCCGCACTCTTGCTGCTTGTGGAGGCGGTAAAGCACCTGATCACCCCCCAGCCTGTTCAGCAGACCACCATCGGCATGGCGGTCATTATAGTTTCCATTCTGCTCACCCTGGCGCTTGTCAGCTACCAGAAATATGTGGTCCGTAAAACGTCGTCCGTGGCCATTTCCGCCGACAGCCTGCATTATGCCGGGGATCTGTTGCTCAACCTGGCGGTACTGGCCGCTCTGGTTCTTGGCGGGTATCTGGGCTGGTATCTGGCGGACCCCCTGTTCGGTCTCGGGATCGGTATTTATCTTCTGTATAATGTCTATCTGATCGCCAAAAGCAGTATCAACATGCTGATGGACCGGGAAATGGAAGATGAAGAACGGGACAGGATCATTGAAATTGTCCGTGCCCACCCGGAGGTCAAGGGACTGCATGACATGAAAACCCGCCGGGCCGGGCTTGACAGCTTTATCCAGTTCCATATCGAACTGGAAAGCGACATTTCCCTCAGGCGGGCACACCGGATTTCGCATGAGGTGGAGCACGAACTGCACAAGGCCTTTCCCGATGCTGAACTGATCATACACATGGACCCGGAAGAGGTGGTCGCCAGTGAAAATGTTCAGTTCGAAGTTCCAGAATGA
- a CDS encoding ArsC family reductase, which translates to MMIIVYGIKNCDTIKKALKWLDEKAVEHRFHDYRKDGIDEGWLRDRVSELGWEVLLNRRGTTWRKLPDNIKNSVDEEQAVRLMIEQPAMIKRPLFDLGTECRVGFSKKDQEELEALLSA; encoded by the coding sequence ATGATGATTATTGTCTATGGCATTAAAAATTGTGATACCATCAAGAAAGCCCTCAAATGGCTGGACGAGAAAGCCGTGGAGCATCGGTTCCATGATTATCGCAAGGACGGGATCGACGAGGGCTGGCTTCGGGACCGGGTGTCCGAACTTGGTTGGGAAGTCCTGCTGAACCGGCGCGGCACCACATGGCGCAAACTGCCGGACAACATAAAAAATTCAGTTGACGAAGAGCAGGCAGTGCGGCTTATGATAGAACAGCCCGCCATGATCAAAAGACCCCTGTTTGACCTGGGAACAGAATGTCGGGTGGGCTTTTCAAAAAAAGACCAGGAAGAACTAGAGGCATTGCTGTCCGCCTGA
- a CDS encoding SDR family oxidoreductase, with amino-acid sequence MSIIANERRTIVLTGASRGIGHATVKRFSSAGWRVITLSRHGFPENCPWDAGPEDHVQIDLGDPDNRAEGVEEIKKRLAGGPLHALVNNAGISPKQEDGGRLNTLNTDEADWKQVFEVNFFAPVVLARGLLDELKIGGGAIVNVTSIAGSRVHPFAGSAYSTSKAALAALTREMAADFGPHGIRVNAIAPGEIDTSILSPGTQEMIKDIPLRRLGKPEEVAKTIYFLCTDASTYVTGAEIHINGGQHV; translated from the coding sequence ATGAGTATTATTGCCAACGAACGTCGGACCATTGTATTGACCGGAGCGAGCCGGGGGATCGGCCATGCCACCGTCAAACGTTTCTCCAGTGCCGGCTGGCGGGTAATCACTTTGTCCCGGCACGGGTTTCCGGAAAATTGTCCCTGGGATGCGGGACCGGAGGATCATGTGCAGATTGATCTTGGTGATCCTGACAACCGGGCCGAAGGGGTCGAGGAAATCAAGAAACGTCTCGCTGGCGGTCCGTTGCATGCGCTGGTCAATAATGCCGGTATTTCCCCCAAGCAGGAAGATGGCGGCCGTCTCAATACCCTGAATACCGACGAAGCAGACTGGAAACAGGTTTTCGAAGTGAATTTCTTTGCGCCGGTGGTGCTGGCCCGTGGTCTGCTGGATGAATTGAAAATCGGCGGCGGTGCGATTGTCAATGTGACATCCATTGCCGGCAGCAGGGTGCATCCCTTTGCCGGGTCAGCCTATAGCACCTCAAAGGCGGCGCTTGCGGCCCTGACCCGCGAGATGGCTGCCGACTTCGGGCCGCATGGCATCCGGGTCAATGCCATTGCACCGGGGGAAATCGACACGTCGATCCTGTCACCGGGGACCCAGGAAATGATCAAGGACATCCCCCTGCGTCGCCTCGGCAAGCCCGAGGAAGTGGCGAAAACCATCTATTTCCTGTGCACAGACGCGTCTACATACGTGACCGGCGCGGAAATCCACATCAACGGCGGCCAGCACGTCTGA
- a CDS encoding metalloregulator ArsR/SmtB family transcription factor, whose amino-acid sequence MSKNTQKTKEKILDLLKEQGPQEAPALAESLGITAMAVRQHLYDLEADDIVETVCCPRPRGRPGKIWQLTEKSNELFPDSHSEFAVGLIHSIRETFGEEGMDKLLELRATEQVEAYRKELANIAGLSDRLEKLAALRSREGYMANVLPGDEPDQYLLVENHCPVCEAARECSGICARELQVFEELMGDDVAIYRTDHIIKGARRCAYVVRPYDPKANP is encoded by the coding sequence ATGAGCAAAAACACCCAAAAGACCAAAGAAAAGATACTCGATCTATTGAAGGAACAGGGGCCGCAGGAGGCCCCTGCCCTGGCAGAATCCCTGGGCATTACCGCCATGGCCGTGCGCCAGCATCTTTATGACCTGGAAGCTGACGACATCGTTGAAACCGTCTGCTGCCCCCGCCCCAGGGGGCGCCCGGGTAAAATCTGGCAGTTAACTGAAAAGTCAAATGAGCTCTTCCCGGACAGTCACTCCGAGTTTGCTGTAGGCCTGATTCATTCCATTCGTGAAACTTTTGGTGAGGAAGGGATGGACAAACTGCTTGAGCTTCGGGCGACTGAACAGGTTGAGGCCTATCGAAAGGAACTCGCCAACATTGCCGGCCTCTCTGACCGGCTTGAAAAACTGGCGGCCCTGCGTTCCCGGGAAGGATATATGGCAAACGTTCTGCCGGGGGATGAGCCGGATCAATATCTGCTGGTGGAAAATCACTGCCCAGTCTGCGAGGCCGCCCGCGAATGCAGCGGCATCTGCGCCAGGGAGCTGCAGGTATTCGAGGAACTGATGGGTGACGATGTGGCCATCTACCGCACCGACCACATTATCAAGGGCGCACGTCGCTGCGCCTATGTGGTGCGTCCCTACGACCCCAAAGCCAATCCGTGA
- a CDS encoding Rieske (2Fe-2S) protein — protein MPESYWTEAGKLADLEQAGKIIFRKDGRQILILKKGDRVYAVNNRCPHQGYPLSEGHMSDDCRLTCNWHNWKFDLESGETVVGGDQLRSYPVRIEGNAILVDLAKPDRQAAQTRALDNLYACFHRYEYDRMGRELVRYKAAGGDYAKAVGEIIRRCHLKFEYGMNHAFAAAADWLELTEKYEQEGRNDAALVTALEAVSHFAWDSQRYDEFPFTEDVKPFDVEAFMAAIEQEEENEAIAMINGAVESGLSYDDLRPVLARAALAHYNDFGHSAIYTHKAGQLLERIGGEFLKPVLQCLVRELIYATREDIIPEFRAYGKNLESWNHEVQHSLSPDDVWGKPVGRALELVSSSGMQVNDLYQLLFSVLVRNFLHFDTALASRTDNKITDNVDWLDFTHGLTFANAIRHLCTESPDLWPRALLQMACFAGRNVSYLDKQLDVDAWTVPDKEEFLTQAHEFLLDHGLPEPIIYCHILKTLMALEEEMQDFPDADWAEGGLAAFNRFLTIPVRRRHSLRTARQSLEFTARE, from the coding sequence ATGCCAGAGAGCTATTGGACAGAGGCAGGAAAACTTGCCGATCTGGAGCAAGCCGGAAAAATTATCTTCCGCAAGGACGGCAGGCAGATACTGATCCTGAAAAAGGGTGACCGCGTCTATGCGGTGAATAACCGCTGCCCTCATCAGGGCTATCCGCTGTCCGAAGGGCATATGTCGGATGACTGCCGCCTGACCTGTAACTGGCATAACTGGAAATTTGACCTTGAGAGCGGGGAAACCGTCGTCGGCGGAGACCAGCTCAGGTCCTATCCGGTGCGGATTGAGGGAAATGCGATTCTTGTCGACCTTGCGAAGCCGGACAGACAGGCGGCGCAGACGCGGGCGCTGGACAATCTGTATGCTTGTTTCCATCGCTATGAATATGACCGCATGGGCCGGGAACTGGTCCGTTACAAGGCCGCGGGCGGTGACTATGCCAAAGCCGTCGGTGAAATAATCCGGCGCTGTCACCTGAAATTCGAATATGGCATGAACCATGCCTTTGCGGCGGCGGCGGACTGGCTCGAACTGACAGAGAAATACGAACAGGAAGGCCGCAATGACGCGGCTCTGGTGACGGCACTGGAAGCGGTCAGTCATTTTGCCTGGGACAGCCAGAGATATGACGAGTTTCCCTTTACCGAGGATGTGAAACCCTTTGATGTTGAGGCCTTTATGGCCGCGATTGAGCAGGAAGAAGAAAATGAGGCCATCGCCATGATCAACGGGGCGGTGGAGTCAGGATTATCTTATGACGATCTCAGGCCGGTGCTGGCCCGGGCGGCGTTGGCGCACTATAACGACTTTGGTCATTCGGCTATTTATACCCACAAGGCCGGGCAGCTTCTGGAGCGGATCGGCGGGGAGTTTCTCAAGCCGGTGCTGCAGTGCCTTGTCCGGGAACTGATTTACGCCACCCGGGAAGATATTATCCCTGAATTCCGCGCATACGGTAAAAACCTGGAAAGCTGGAACCATGAGGTGCAACACAGCCTTTCCCCGGATGATGTTTGGGGAAAACCGGTTGGCCGGGCTCTGGAACTGGTATCATCGTCCGGGATGCAGGTGAACGATCTGTATCAGCTCCTGTTTTCGGTTCTGGTGCGGAACTTCCTGCATTTTGATACGGCGCTGGCCAGTCGCACCGATAACAAAATCACCGATAATGTTGACTGGCTGGATTTTACGCACGGACTGACTTTCGCTAATGCGATACGTCATCTCTGTACGGAATCGCCGGATCTGTGGCCGCGGGCGCTTTTACAGATGGCCTGCTTTGCCGGCCGCAATGTCTCTTATCTGGACAAGCAACTGGATGTGGATGCCTGGACAGTACCGGATAAGGAAGAGTTCCTTACGCAGGCGCACGAGTTTCTGCTTGATCACGGTCTTCCGGAGCCGATCATTTATTGCCATATCCTGAAAACCCTCATGGCTCTGGAAGAGGAAATGCAGGACTTTCCGGATGCGGACTGGGCGGAAGGCGGCCTGGCGGCCTTCAATCGTTTTCTCACAATTCCCGTGCGTCGCCGGCACAGTCTGCGTACGGCGCGTCAATCGCTTGAGTTTACGGCGAGGGAGTAG
- a CDS encoding diacylglycerol kinase, with the protein MKNQPLNKRLGNAWAGIHASWKSENSFRFHVAATLFVICLLVFLRPDAVWWALLLLTCGLVLCLELVNTAVEKLADHLHPDLHPALKTTKDTLAGAVLMASLIAVGVFVAFLGSFVSL; encoded by the coding sequence ATGAAAAACCAGCCCCTCAATAAACGTCTTGGCAACGCATGGGCGGGAATTCACGCCAGTTGGAAAAGCGAAAACAGTTTCCGCTTCCATGTGGCTGCAACCCTGTTTGTTATCTGCCTTCTCGTCTTTCTGCGACCGGACGCTGTGTGGTGGGCGCTCTTGCTTCTTACCTGTGGACTGGTGCTATGCCTGGAACTGGTCAACACTGCCGTCGAAAAACTCGCAGATCATCTTCACCCGGACCTGCATCCGGCTCTGAAAACGACAAAGGATACCCTGGCAGGTGCTGTGTTGATGGCGAGCCTCATTGCTGTTGGCGTCTTTGTTGCATTTCTCGGATCTTTCGTTAGCCTGTGA
- a CDS encoding DMT family transporter, whose product MTRTQANMTLTLAAFIWGISFAFQKLAMDHMGPFTFNGLRFLIGGLVLIPLVYMMREKRRSRNRHASRSLFWGAGLAGIVMYAGAAFQQIGIIHTTVTNTGFITSLYMVLVPLLGVFLGHRYARGLWLAVLIACAGLYLITGMYKGSSLNYGDIMVLAGAFCWAVHVLTIDHLTSRHDQILIAVIQFLVCALFSLVTAVVAGEQLIPTASEAWTWILLSGVLSVGVGFTLQVVGQADAPPAQAAVILNLEAVFASAAGILLFNEILGVPVFVGCLLLLGGCLLAQKYPPLPAAHRA is encoded by the coding sequence ATGACACGAACTCAGGCCAATATGACACTGACCCTGGCCGCCTTTATCTGGGGCATCAGTTTTGCTTTTCAAAAGCTCGCCATGGATCATATGGGTCCTTTTACCTTTAATGGGCTGCGGTTCCTGATTGGCGGTCTGGTCCTGATTCCCCTGGTCTATATGATGCGGGAGAAGCGCAGAAGCCGAAACCGACATGCCTCACGCAGCCTGTTCTGGGGTGCCGGACTTGCCGGCATCGTGATGTATGCGGGCGCCGCGTTCCAGCAGATCGGCATCATTCATACCACCGTGACCAATACTGGTTTTATCACCAGCCTCTATATGGTTCTGGTGCCCTTGCTTGGTGTGTTTCTGGGGCATCGCTATGCCCGGGGGCTGTGGCTTGCGGTTCTGATCGCCTGTGCCGGGCTTTACCTGATCACCGGCATGTATAAGGGATCTTCACTCAACTACGGCGACATAATGGTTCTTGCCGGCGCCTTCTGCTGGGCCGTGCATGTGTTGACCATCGACCACCTGACCAGCCGCCATGACCAGATCCTGATTGCCGTCATCCAGTTTCTGGTCTGCGCCTTATTCAGTCTGGTTACCGCCGTCGTGGCCGGGGAGCAGTTGATCCCCACAGCGAGCGAAGCCTGGACCTGGATTTTGCTGAGCGGCGTCTTGTCGGTGGGGGTAGGATTCACCCTGCAGGTCGTAGGCCAGGCCGATGCGCCACCGGCCCAGGCCGCGGTGATCCTCAACCTGGAGGCGGTTTTTGCCTCGGCCGCAGGTATTCTTCTGTTCAACGAAATTCTGGGCGTACCTGTGTTTGTGGGTTGTCTGCTTTTGCTTGGCGGTTGTCTTCTGGCCCAGAAATATCCGCCGCTCCCGGCTGCTCACAGGGCCTGA
- a CDS encoding phosphatase PAP2 family protein, translating to MVEAVLAKFNIRLDLDQENLARHQLLLVIFLLQALTVWGLLTFNGLSDSLSLSLYAGPMYMALGAIIFAKIVSYLVRFSAYEKEVRNKSRLVADFRESWLNSDYLLAFLVPILFLPPFISLFSSLKTVIPEIQPFGLDQTFASLDRWLHFGFDPWVITHTLFSGALAAGILDFCYKLWFVLMFVFVLWQVVNVSLGHKRAQFLCAFLLVWFVLGNLMAVMMSSAGPCYYAVVLPGNDFYAPLMDRLGLYYDELKAGGGFFQLQTRDLQQQLLAYYQNGAMGMGSGISAMPSLHVAVAMLLYLSAREMNRFAGFFFLGFLLVIQVGSVHLGWHYAVDGYFSIIATWLIWNFSGWLVGYYAKAKGAKAA from the coding sequence ATGGTTGAAGCCGTTCTGGCTAAATTCAATATCAGGCTTGATCTGGACCAGGAAAACCTGGCCCGGCATCAGCTGCTGCTTGTGATTTTCCTGTTGCAGGCATTGACCGTGTGGGGGCTTCTTACCTTCAACGGGCTGTCCGACAGCCTGTCATTGAGCCTGTATGCCGGCCCCATGTATATGGCGCTTGGCGCGATCATTTTTGCTAAAATAGTCAGTTATCTGGTCCGCTTTTCGGCCTATGAGAAAGAGGTAAGAAATAAATCCAGACTGGTTGCAGATTTCAGGGAGAGCTGGCTGAACAGCGATTATCTCCTGGCTTTTCTGGTGCCGATCCTGTTTTTGCCGCCATTTATTTCCCTGTTTTCCTCCCTGAAAACAGTAATCCCGGAAATACAGCCCTTTGGGCTGGACCAGACATTCGCCAGTCTTGACCGGTGGCTGCATTTCGGCTTTGATCCGTGGGTGATTACCCATACATTATTCAGCGGTGCGCTGGCGGCCGGTATTCTGGATTTTTGTTACAAACTCTGGTTTGTGCTGATGTTTGTCTTCGTGCTTTGGCAGGTAGTGAATGTCTCGCTTGGCCACAAACGGGCGCAGTTCCTGTGCGCCTTTCTGCTGGTCTGGTTTGTCCTTGGGAATCTCATGGCGGTAATGATGTCTTCTGCAGGCCCCTGTTATTACGCTGTTGTATTACCCGGAAATGACTTTTATGCACCGCTGATGGACAGGCTCGGCCTTTATTATGATGAGCTCAAAGCCGGGGGCGGGTTTTTCCAGCTTCAGACACGGGATCTGCAGCAACAGCTCCTGGCTTATTATCAGAACGGCGCGATGGGGATGGGAAGCGGCATTTCCGCCATGCCCAGCCTGCATGTAGCGGTGGCGATGCTGCTCTATCTGTCGGCGCGGGAAATGAACCGTTTTGCAGGATTCTTTTTTCTTGGTTTTCTGCTGGTGATTCAGGTCGGATCAGTTCATCTGGGCTGGCATTATGCGGTGGACGGTTATTTTTCCATCATTGCGACCTGGCTGATATGGAACTTCTCCGGCTGGCTGGTGGGGTATTACGCCAAAGCCAAGGGGGCGAAGGCCGCCTAG
- the nadC gene encoding carboxylating nicotinate-nucleotide diphosphorylase → MATDFPLFKEELRQFIKNALDEDVGRGDITTLATIPAADKLGAALNSRENLVIAGMPIALEIFKTLDPLIDIEVLASDGLEVTAGNCLLKLHGNARKMLTAERSALNILQHLSGIATLTRQYVKEIEGTGCILLDTRKTIPGYRKLAKYATRLGGAQNHRMRLDDGILIKDNHIARVGSISAAIEAAIAFDGSASTIGITVECDTLEQAADAVKAGADRLLLDNMNLDQLREAVSLYKGTVKLEASGGVRLDTIRNIAETGVDYISVGRITQSAPAVDIGMDYLD, encoded by the coding sequence ATGGCGACTGATTTCCCCCTTTTCAAGGAAGAGCTTCGGCAGTTCATCAAAAATGCGCTGGACGAAGACGTAGGCCGTGGCGATATCACCACCCTGGCCACCATTCCTGCGGCAGATAAACTTGGCGCGGCTCTTAACAGCCGGGAAAACCTGGTTATCGCCGGCATGCCCATCGCGCTGGAGATTTTCAAAACTCTTGACCCGCTGATCGACATCGAAGTCCTGGCCAGTGACGGCCTGGAAGTCACTGCCGGCAACTGCCTTCTGAAACTGCACGGCAACGCCCGGAAGATGCTGACGGCGGAACGAAGCGCCCTCAACATCCTGCAGCATCTGTCCGGCATCGCTACCCTCACCCGGCAGTATGTGAAGGAAATCGAGGGCACCGGCTGTATCCTGCTGGACACCCGCAAGACCATTCCCGGCTATCGCAAACTGGCAAAATACGCCACCCGGCTGGGCGGCGCCCAGAACCACCGCATGCGACTGGATGACGGGATCCTGATCAAGGACAATCATATCGCCCGGGTCGGCAGCATTTCCGCCGCCATTGAAGCCGCCATCGCCTTTGACGGATCCGCCAGCACAATCGGCATTACTGTTGAATGTGACACGCTCGAGCAGGCCGCCGATGCGGTCAAGGCCGGTGCAGACAGGCTCCTGCTGGACAACATGAACCTGGATCAGTTGCGTGAAGCGGTCTCCCTGTATAAGGGCACGGTTAAACTGGAGGCTTCAGGTGGTGTACGGCTGGATACCATCAGGAATATTGCAGAGACCGGTGTTGATTATATCTCGGTAGGCCGGATCACCCAGTCCGCCCCGGCCGTGGATATCGGCATGGATTACCTGGACTAG
- the nadA gene encoding quinolinate synthase NadA → MSIPLNVLPKGEAKKSDEELIEEINRLRKEKNAVILAHYYQDPKIQDLADFVGDSLDLSRKAAATDADVIVFCGVRFMAEVAKILSPDKKVVLPDMEAGCSLEDSCPPEDFAKFRAKYPDHLCLTYINCSAAVKTLSDIIVTSSNAEYIINQIPEDQPLILAPDQHLGAYLAKKTGREMVLWPGSCIVHERFSEQELIKLKAEYPDAPVAAHPECPEHILRHADHVGSTSSILKYVLENDADKFIIATEPHIIHQMEKNAPNKTFIGAPGADGQCNCNDCPFMALNTLEKLVACMETLSPEIQVDEETRQKALAPLNRMLEMSPPVPKDQRPPTSGRAY, encoded by the coding sequence ATGTCCATACCGTTAAATGTCCTGCCCAAAGGCGAGGCTAAAAAGTCCGATGAAGAGCTAATCGAAGAGATCAACCGTCTTCGCAAGGAAAAGAATGCCGTGATCCTGGCCCATTATTACCAGGACCCGAAAATTCAGGATCTTGCGGATTTTGTCGGTGACAGCCTTGATCTTTCCCGCAAGGCGGCTGCTACTGATGCGGACGTGATCGTCTTCTGTGGTGTACGCTTTATGGCCGAGGTGGCCAAAATCCTGAGCCCTGACAAGAAAGTGGTCCTTCCGGACATGGAAGCCGGCTGTTCCCTCGAGGACAGTTGCCCACCGGAAGATTTCGCCAAATTCAGGGCCAAATATCCGGATCACCTGTGCCTGACCTATATCAACTGCTCCGCTGCGGTAAAGACCCTGTCCGACATCATCGTGACCTCTTCCAATGCGGAATATATCATCAACCAGATCCCTGAGGACCAGCCCCTGATCCTGGCGCCGGACCAGCACCTGGGCGCCTATCTGGCCAAGAAAACAGGCCGCGAAATGGTGCTGTGGCCGGGAAGCTGTATCGTTCACGAACGTTTTTCCGAACAGGAACTGATCAAGTTGAAGGCGGAATATCCGGACGCGCCTGTTGCTGCCCATCCGGAATGCCCCGAGCATATCCTGCGTCATGCCGACCATGTGGGATCGACCTCCTCGATCCTTAAATATGTTCTGGAAAATGACGCCGACAAATTCATCATCGCCACGGAACCGCATATCATCCACCAGATGGAAAAAAATGCGCCGAACAAGACCTTTATCGGCGCCCCGGGCGCGGATGGCCAGTGCAACTGCAACGACTGCCCTTTCATGGCCCTGAATACCCTTGAAAAGCTGGTCGCCTGCATGGAAACCTTGAGCCCCGAGATCCAGGTGGACGAGGAAACCCGTCAGAAAGCCCTTGCCCCCCTGAACAGGATGCTGGAAATGTCGCCGCCGGTCCCCAAAGACCAGCGTCCGCCAACCTCCGGCAGGGCATATTGA
- a CDS encoding PAS domain-containing protein → MTELNLHGFASESQRQLFKYWTNIRRGRVMPHRADLEPRHIKRLLPFICMYDVLREQNNGRPNFKFRARLVGTNIVDTVGKDFTGKIFCGTSPEAPAGLSGAEKVFADVVDTDKPVYGESFMDWPHKKHFRYSFLAMPLNVDRQTEHTDIILLGLHFYSYAEEYTYVPDHLLPCQA, encoded by the coding sequence ATGACCGAGCTAAACCTTCACGGGTTTGCTTCCGAAAGTCAGAGGCAACTGTTCAAATACTGGACAAACATACGCAGGGGCAGGGTTATGCCACACAGGGCAGACCTGGAACCCCGGCACATAAAAAGGCTGCTCCCTTTCATATGCATGTATGACGTATTGAGAGAGCAAAACAACGGAAGACCAAACTTTAAATTTCGTGCCCGACTTGTGGGAACGAATATTGTCGACACTGTTGGGAAGGACTTCACCGGAAAAATATTTTGCGGCACCTCCCCGGAAGCACCAGCTGGATTATCCGGTGCTGAAAAAGTATTTGCCGATGTGGTGGATACCGATAAACCGGTTTATGGAGAGTCTTTCATGGACTGGCCCCACAAGAAGCACTTCCGCTATTCTTTTCTCGCGATGCCCCTGAATGTTGACCGACAAACGGAACACACAGATATTATTCTGCTCGGCCTGCATTTCTACAGTTACGCTGAGGAATACACATATGTTCCAGACCATTTATTACCTTGCCAAGCTTGA